The following are from one region of the Pseudomonas putida genome:
- a CDS encoding DEAD/DEAH box helicase, with protein sequence MFSQFALHERLLKAVAELNFVEPTPVQAAAIPLALQGRDLRVTAQTGSGKTAAFVLPLLNRLVDLRERRVEIRALILLPTRELAQQTLKQVQLFSQFTYIKSGLVTGGEDFKEQAAMLRKVPDVLIGTPGRLLEQLNAGNLDLSHVQVLILDEADRMLDMGFAEDMERLCKECENRQQTLLFSATTGGAALRDMIGKVLKDPEHLMLNSVSQLAEGTRQQIITADHDQHKEQIVQWLLANETFDKAIIFTNTRALADRIYGHLVAKDVKAFVLHGEKDQKDRKLALDRFKQGSSKVLVATDVAARGLDIDGLDLVINFDMPRSGDEYVHRVGRTGRAGGEGLAISLITHNDWNLMSSIERYLKQQFERRVIKEVKGTYSGPKKVKASGKAAGSKKKKVEKKTGDKKAAAKRKPTAKPKANAPLASADGLAPLKKRKPAAE encoded by the coding sequence GTGTTCTCCCAATTCGCCCTGCACGAACGCCTGCTTAAAGCCGTGGCCGAGCTTAACTTTGTCGAGCCAACCCCGGTGCAGGCCGCGGCCATCCCCCTGGCCCTGCAAGGGCGTGACCTGCGCGTGACCGCCCAGACCGGCAGCGGCAAGACCGCAGCCTTCGTGCTGCCGTTGCTCAACCGCCTGGTCGACCTGCGCGAACGCCGTGTCGAGATCCGCGCGCTGATCCTGCTGCCGACCCGTGAACTGGCCCAGCAGACCCTCAAGCAGGTACAGCTGTTCTCGCAGTTCACCTACATCAAGTCGGGCCTGGTCACCGGTGGTGAAGACTTCAAGGAACAGGCCGCCATGCTGCGCAAGGTACCGGACGTGCTGATCGGCACCCCGGGCCGCCTGCTCGAGCAGCTCAATGCCGGCAACCTCGACCTGTCCCACGTGCAGGTGCTGATCCTCGACGAAGCCGACCGCATGCTCGACATGGGCTTCGCCGAAGACATGGAGCGCCTGTGCAAGGAGTGCGAGAACCGCCAGCAGACCCTGCTGTTCTCTGCCACCACTGGTGGTGCGGCCCTGCGCGACATGATCGGCAAGGTGCTTAAAGACCCTGAGCACCTGATGCTCAACAGCGTCTCGCAGCTGGCCGAAGGCACCCGCCAGCAGATCATCACCGCCGACCACGACCAGCACAAAGAGCAAATCGTGCAGTGGCTGCTGGCCAACGAAACCTTCGACAAGGCGATCATCTTCACCAACACCCGCGCCCTGGCCGACCGCATCTACGGCCACCTGGTGGCCAAGGATGTGAAGGCCTTCGTGCTGCACGGCGAGAAGGACCAGAAGGACCGCAAGCTGGCCCTGGACCGCTTCAAGCAGGGCAGCTCCAAGGTGCTGGTGGCCACCGACGTGGCGGCCCGTGGCCTGGACATCGATGGCCTGGACCTGGTGATCAACTTCGACATGCCGCGCAGCGGTGACGAGTACGTGCACCGTGTGGGCCGTACCGGCCGTGCCGGTGGCGAGGGCTTGGCGATCTCGCTGATCACCCACAACGACTGGAACCTGATGTCGAGCATCGAGCGCTACCTCAAGCAGCAGTTCGAGCGCCGGGTGATCAAGGAAGTGAAGGGCACCTACAGCGGGCCGAAGAAGGTGAAGGCCTCCGGCAAGGCGGCTGGCAGCAAGAAGAAAAAGGTCGAGAAGAAGACCGGTGACAAGAAGGCAGCCGCCAAGCGCAAGCCAACCGCCAAACCGAAGGCCAACGCACCGCTGGCCAGCGCTGACGGCCTGGCGCCGCTGAAGAAGCGCAAGCCTGCTGCTGAGTAA
- a CDS encoding MFS transporter has protein sequence MSPLIQLLASAVALMMAMGIGRFALTPQLPQLIAEGQFDLTVAGLVAAANYLGYFIGAVDAMFARSPGQVRLRLHGGLWLCVLLTLASWAADGFWSHLLLRFGTGVASAWVLVMITSLSQQVANALNRQRLGALVFAGPGLGIALTGLLALVAHLWGLGSAALWLIYAVAALVMLLAVCPWLPRALQAATAPSAASQGPSRSVGIGRLGLVYALYGIGYILPATFLSQMANQQFRGQWQADLFWPAFGLAAALGVLLVSLRRGGRTSTWLTVTLWLQGLGVLACLMGGGVGLALGVVLCGGPFLACMQLVMQRSRELAPHATQRNAGLLTACFALGQLSGPLLAAVSSHFSGGLQPALMVAAGGLVVAGGLVLMAGSAQQGSACQAKAAS, from the coding sequence ATGTCGCCCCTCATTCAACTGCTGGCCAGCGCCGTGGCGCTGATGATGGCCATGGGCATCGGCCGTTTCGCCCTTACCCCGCAGCTGCCGCAATTGATCGCCGAAGGCCAGTTCGACCTGACGGTCGCCGGGCTGGTGGCGGCGGCCAACTACCTGGGTTATTTCATCGGCGCCGTCGACGCCATGTTCGCCCGCTCACCGGGTCAGGTGCGCCTGCGCCTGCATGGCGGGCTTTGGCTGTGCGTGTTGCTGACCTTGGCCTCATGGGCCGCCGACGGGTTCTGGAGCCACCTGTTGCTGCGCTTCGGCACCGGCGTGGCCAGCGCCTGGGTGCTGGTGATGATCACCAGCCTCAGCCAGCAGGTGGCCAATGCCCTCAATCGCCAACGCTTGGGTGCCCTGGTGTTCGCCGGGCCAGGGCTGGGTATTGCGCTGACCGGCTTGCTGGCTCTGGTTGCGCATTTGTGGGGGTTGGGCTCGGCAGCACTGTGGCTGATCTATGCCGTGGCCGCGCTGGTGATGCTGCTGGCGGTCTGCCCCTGGTTGCCGCGCGCGCTGCAAGCTGCAACGGCGCCCTCCGCTGCAAGCCAAGGCCCGAGCCGCAGCGTCGGCATCGGCCGCCTGGGGCTGGTCTATGCGTTGTACGGAATCGGTTACATCCTGCCGGCCACCTTCCTGTCGCAGATGGCCAACCAGCAGTTCCGCGGGCAATGGCAGGCCGACCTGTTCTGGCCGGCGTTCGGCCTGGCGGCTGCGCTGGGGGTGCTGCTGGTGAGCCTGCGACGTGGCGGCCGCACCTCGACCTGGCTCACTGTCACCCTGTGGCTGCAGGGGCTGGGTGTGCTGGCCTGCCTGATGGGTGGGGGTGTCGGGCTGGCGTTGGGTGTGGTGCTGTGTGGCGGGCCGTTCCTGGCTTGCATGCAACTGGTGATGCAACGTTCGCGGGAGCTGGCACCGCATGCCACGCAGCGCAATGCCGGGCTGCTGACGGCCTGCTTTGCCCTGGGGCAGTTGAGCGGACCATTGCTGGCGGCGGTCAGCAGCCATTTCAGTGGCGGGCTGCAGCCGGCGCTGATGGTGGCGGCGGGTGGGTTGGTGGTGGCTGGCGGGTTGGTGCTGATGGCCGGCTCGGCACAGCAGGGCAGCGCCTGTCAGGCCAAGGCTGCATCCTGA
- a CDS encoding BrnT family toxin: MFFEWDDAKNQINIRKHGIDFSDVPDMFNHPMLIRFDDNPNNDEERWVCLGWLKCLIGVVVYTERQGDVIRIISARKATRWEAKHYDQSIEN, from the coding sequence ATGTTCTTTGAATGGGACGATGCCAAGAACCAGATAAACATCCGCAAGCACGGCATCGACTTCAGCGATGTTCCGGATATGTTCAATCACCCGATGTTGATTCGCTTTGATGACAATCCGAACAATGATGAGGAGCGCTGGGTCTGCCTGGGCTGGCTGAAGTGTCTGATAGGCGTCGTCGTGTACACGGAAAGGCAGGGTGATGTCATTCGCATCATTTCTGCACGCAAAGCCACCAGATGGGAGGCCAAACATTATGACCAAAGCATCGAAAACTGA
- a CDS encoding mechanosensitive ion channel family protein: MDIQRIWRDSLDLWGTLDQHPMLHAAIGLAVLLLVSLVIGRLARFLVLHGARLLARQPALKWLDDLRNNKVFHRLAQTTPSLVLQFGLKLVPELSDTAQHFLGNVALAFTLLFMTMALSCLLDALLDIYARTEHARTRSIKGYVQLAKMMLWIFASIVIVATLIDRSPLLLLSGLGAMSAVLLLVYKDTLLSFVASVQLTSNDMLHVGDWIEMPQVGADGDVVDITLHTVKVQNFDKTIVSIPTWRLMSESFRNYRGMQQSGGRRIKRSLFIDAAGVRFLTREEEQRLSQVHLLADYLAGKRQELQRWNEAMGPVAELSANRRKLTNIGTFRAFALAYLKNHPNVHPNMTCMVRQMQTTAEGVPLEIYCFTTTTVWADYERIQGDIFDYLLAVLPEFGLSLYQQPSGNDMRVGLSGRVAQEPVPRRLEDMSEA; this comes from the coding sequence ATGGATATCCAACGAATCTGGCGTGACTCACTCGACCTGTGGGGCACCCTTGACCAACATCCGATGCTGCACGCAGCCATTGGCCTGGCGGTGCTGCTGCTGGTTTCTCTGGTCATCGGCCGCCTGGCACGCTTCCTGGTGCTGCATGGCGCCCGCCTGCTGGCCCGCCAGCCAGCGCTGAAGTGGCTGGACGACCTGCGCAACAACAAGGTGTTCCACCGCCTGGCGCAGACCACACCATCACTGGTGCTTCAGTTCGGCCTGAAGCTGGTACCCGAGCTGTCCGACACCGCCCAGCACTTCCTTGGCAATGTCGCCCTGGCCTTTACCCTGCTGTTCATGACCATGGCGCTGTCGTGCCTGCTGGATGCCCTGCTCGACATCTATGCCCGCACCGAACACGCCCGCACCCGCTCGATCAAGGGCTACGTGCAGCTGGCCAAGATGATGCTGTGGATCTTCGCCTCCATCGTCATCGTCGCCACCCTGATCGACCGCTCGCCCCTGTTGCTGCTTTCCGGTCTGGGTGCCATGTCGGCAGTGCTGCTGTTGGTGTACAAGGACACCTTGCTGTCGTTCGTCGCCAGCGTGCAGCTGACCAGCAACGACATGCTGCACGTGGGCGACTGGATCGAAATGCCCCAGGTGGGCGCCGATGGCGATGTGGTGGACATCACCCTGCACACGGTGAAAGTGCAGAACTTCGACAAGACCATCGTCTCCATCCCCACCTGGCGCCTGATGAGCGAGTCGTTCCGCAACTATCGCGGCATGCAGCAGTCCGGTGGCCGGCGGATCAAGCGCAGCCTGTTCATCGATGCCGCCGGGGTGCGCTTTCTCACCCGCGAAGAAGAGCAGCGCCTGAGCCAGGTGCACTTGCTGGCCGACTACCTGGCCGGCAAGCGCCAGGAGCTGCAGCGCTGGAACGAGGCTATGGGACCGGTGGCCGAGCTGTCGGCCAACCGCCGCAAGCTGACCAATATCGGCACCTTCCGCGCCTTTGCCCTGGCCTATCTGAAAAACCACCCCAACGTGCACCCGAACATGACCTGCATGGTGCGGCAGATGCAGACCACCGCCGAGGGCGTACCGCTGGAGATCTACTGCTTTACCACCACCACGGTGTGGGCGGATTACGAGCGGATTCAGGGGGATATCTTCGATTATCTGCTGGCGGTGTTGCCGGAGTTCGGGCTGAGTTTGTATCAGCAGCCGAGTGGCAATGACATGCGGGTAGGGTTGAGCGGGCGCGTAGCGCAAGAGCCTGTGCCGCGCCGGCTGGAAGACATGAGCGAGGCTTGA
- a CDS encoding transcriptional regulator has translation MSIAYDWDLIERLLHEVQNGAGRSFTPRPYAEQHAAALAAKGEPVGDLDHLKTRACEYERLLFERGFIETRPEEDGGNGENFVLTERGSRLMSLIDSSIPGFEHPRQVLDEQEDALDETTFEQVSAKAQIA, from the coding sequence ATGAGCATCGCCTACGACTGGGACCTGATCGAACGCTTGCTGCACGAGGTGCAGAACGGCGCCGGTCGCAGCTTCACGCCACGCCCCTATGCCGAGCAGCACGCTGCGGCACTGGCCGCCAAAGGTGAGCCGGTGGGCGACCTGGACCACCTGAAAACCCGCGCCTGCGAATACGAAAGGCTGTTGTTCGAGCGGGGTTTCATCGAAACCCGGCCCGAAGAGGATGGCGGCAATGGTGAGAACTTTGTGCTCACCGAGCGTGGTTCGAGGCTGATGAGCCTGATCGACAGCAGCATTCCCGGCTTCGAGCACCCGCGCCAGGTTCTGGATGAACAGGAGGATGCGCTGGACGAAACCACCTTCGAGCAGGTGTCGGCGAAGGCACAGATCGCCTGA
- a CDS encoding DMT family transporter, with protein sequence MSAVRKNPDAFAFQVMLGLCLIWGCQQVLIKTAAIDIAPVMQAALRNGIAAVLVGLMLCWRGGWEQVGSTWRAGVVAGGLFGVEFLFIAEGLKLTSAAHMSVFLYTAPVFTALGLHFRLPSERLRLLQWLGILLAFGGIAMAFAGGMSFEHMDGRTLLGDAFGVIAGLAWGATTVVVRCSRLSEAPATLTLFYQLAVGFAGLLLIALLSGQIGAVVFTPLAMGSVLFQGIVVSFISYLTWFWLLRKYLASNLAVFSFITPLFGVTFGVLLLDEPLSLNFVVGALMVLLGVVLVSAEPWVKQQLRRIVG encoded by the coding sequence ATGAGCGCGGTCCGCAAGAACCCCGATGCCTTTGCCTTCCAGGTGATGCTGGGGCTGTGCCTGATCTGGGGTTGCCAGCAGGTATTGATCAAGACGGCCGCCATCGATATTGCGCCGGTGATGCAGGCGGCCTTGCGCAACGGCATCGCCGCCGTGCTGGTGGGCCTGATGCTGTGCTGGCGGGGTGGCTGGGAGCAGGTGGGTAGCACCTGGCGCGCCGGCGTGGTGGCAGGCGGGCTGTTCGGCGTGGAATTCCTGTTCATTGCCGAGGGGCTGAAGCTGACCTCGGCGGCGCACATGTCGGTTTTTCTCTATACCGCGCCGGTGTTCACCGCGTTGGGCCTGCATTTCAGGTTGCCCAGCGAACGCCTGCGGCTGCTGCAATGGCTGGGGATTCTGCTGGCCTTCGGCGGCATTGCCATGGCGTTTGCCGGCGGTATGTCGTTCGAGCACATGGATGGCCGTACCCTGCTGGGCGATGCCTTTGGCGTGATCGCCGGGCTGGCCTGGGGCGCGACCACGGTGGTGGTGCGTTGCTCGCGGCTGTCGGAAGCGCCAGCGACCCTGACCCTGTTCTATCAGCTGGCGGTGGGCTTTGCCGGGCTGCTGCTGATTGCCTTGCTCAGCGGGCAGATCGGCGCGGTGGTGTTTACACCGTTGGCGATGGGGAGCGTGCTGTTCCAAGGGATTGTGGTGTCCTTCATCAGCTACCTGACCTGGTTCTGGTTGCTGCGCAAATATCTGGCGTCGAACCTGGCGGTGTTTTCCTTCATCACCCCGCTTTTCGGGGTGACCTTTGGCGTGTTGTTGCTGGATGAGCCGCTGAGCCTGAACTTTGTGGTTGGCGCGTTGATGGTGCTGCTGGGGGTGGTCCTGGTGAGTGCCGAACCTTGGGTGAAGCAGCAGTTGCGGCGGATCGTGGGGTGA
- a CDS encoding BrnA antitoxin family protein, giving the protein MTKASKTDWSRLARQDDQAIDTSDIPELDENFFREAELRVPAKQTVTIRLDSDVLAWFKEQGSGYQTRINQLLRQYMQAQQRQR; this is encoded by the coding sequence ATGACCAAAGCATCGAAAACTGACTGGAGCCGCCTGGCTCGACAGGACGACCAGGCTATCGATACCTCGGATATTCCTGAACTGGATGAAAATTTCTTCCGCGAGGCCGAGCTGCGAGTTCCAGCCAAGCAGACGGTGACCATTCGCCTGGATTCCGATGTGCTCGCCTGGTTCAAAGAGCAGGGTAGCGGCTACCAGACCCGGATCAATCAGTTGCTGCGCCAGTACATGCAAGCGCAACAACGCCAGCGCTGA